The Pyxidicoccus sp. MSG2 DNA segment GCACCCGACGAGTCTCAAGTCGTGGTGGTGGTGGAGGCGGGCCTGTCGCCGGAGAAGGAGCGCGCCTCGCGTGACGCCGACGGCGGAGGCAACCTCATCGAGGTGCCCGAGTACAGGGACCGCGGCAGCGCTCCGGCGGTGCGGGTGACGCTGGGCGAGGAGTCGCAGCGGGCCGTGACGGTGACGTCGATTGCGGACGTGGCGCGCGTGCACCTCAACGAGCGCATCGGCCGGATGCTGGCGAAGCAGCTCGCGGGCGTGGCGGTGAAGGCCGGCCTGGCGGCGGGCGTGGGCGCGCTGACCAAGAGCGACGAGGTGGGCGTGCTCACCTTCCTGTTGCTCAACGCGATGAACGCGCCAGACCTGCGTTCCTGGTTGTCCCTGCCAGCGGAGTTCCAGGTGGCGCGCTTCCGGGTGAAGTCGGGCAGCCACACCGTGCGGGTGGAGGCGAAGGGCCGGACGACGGAGCACGCGGTGGACGTGAAGCCCGGCCGGGTGGGGCTCATCGTCGTCCGGCGCTACTGAGCGGCGCTTCACGAAGCGCGGCCCGGCGGTCGGATTCCAGATTCGCGAATCTGGAATCCGATTGAGGTAGGGTGCGCGCCCCATGTCGCCAGTCCTGGCCACGGTGGCCCTCTACTCGCTCATCATCGTCCTCGGCGCCCTGCTGGGCGCGGTGGGGGTGGTGTGGACCGAGCGGCCCACGCACCTGGTGCGCTTCCTGGCCTTCGCGGCGGGGGTGATGCTGGGCGCGGCCTTCTTCCACATGCTGCCGGAGGCGTATACCGGCGGCGGGTGGTGGGCCTTCGCGCTGGTGCCGGCGGGCTTCGCCTTCCTCCTCGTGCTGGAGCGCTACCTGGTGGCGCACGCGGGCGAGGACCTGCCGGGAGACCACATGTCCGGCACCGGGGAGCCGGCGGCGCCCGGACAGTTGCTGGGCTTCACGGCGTTCCTCGGGCTGTCCACGCACACGCTGTTCGACGGGATTGCCCTGGGCTCGGCGGTGGAGGAGGGCGTGGGCTTCATGGCGATGCTGGCCATCGTCGCGCACAAGGTGCCCTCCGCGCTTTCGCTCGCGTCCATCCTCAAGACGGAGGGGCGCTCGCGGGGCTCCATCCTGCTCCTGTCCACGCTCTACGGGGCGATGGTGCCGGCGGGCGCGGCGCTCTACTTCGTCTTCGACGCGGTGCTGAACTTCGAGAGCCTCGCCTCCAAGGCGCTGGCCTTCTCCGCGGGGACGTTCCTCTACATCGCCGTGAGTGACTTGCTGCCGCACGTGCACCGGCACGGCAAGGACCAACCCGGGCGCAACGTGGTGGCGCTCTTCGCGGGGCTGGCCCTGATGTTCGTCCTCGCGCGGCTGATGGGGCACCCGGCCGGACACTGAGCCGGAGCCCGAGGGCTCCCACGTCCGCCGTCCCGGCGCATGCGCCGGGACCGGTGGGCCGCTCCTTGGGGAGGGGGGCGTGGAGCGGCCCACCGGCTCAGGCGGCTGGGGTGAGCCGTCGCGCCGGCGGCGCTTCCGAGAGGCTGCGGATGACCTGGGCGCCGAACTCCGCCAGGTCGCCCGTCTTGCGCAGGTAGACGACGCCCGGCGGGGGCACCAGCAGGTCCATCCCGCTGTGGAGGATGACGGGGACGTCGCGCAGCCAAGGGTCCTCGCGCAGGGCCTGACACAACTCGAGCCCGTTCATCCGCGGCATCGTCAGGTCGGTGATGATGAGGTGGGGGCGCAGGTGGGGCGCCATGGTCAGCGCCTCCTGTCCATCCGGGGCGGTCGCGACGGCGCAGCCCATGTTCTCCAGGACCCGCGTGTAGAGACGGCGCAGGGTGGGGTCATCGTCAACCAGCAGGACGCTATGCAGCATGTCGCTCCTCGAAGCGGGTGGTGGCGGGGATGCCGCCGTGCTGGTGGATGGGGGGACGCCGTGGCGGATGTGAATCGGCGCGGGGGCGGCGCCTGCCTGGCGTGAGTCCAGGAGGGTCCGCGCCCGGCGGCCCGCCCGCTCCCGGCTGCACGGTGTGGGGGACGGGTGCACCCTCCCTGGGAGGTCCGCATCTTCCGGCCCGTGCGAACCCCGACTCACCCCACGGGCCGACACCGAGGAGGCCGCGCCATGCTCACCGTGGGCGACTTGATGACCCGCGACGTCGTCACGCTGCAGGAGACGGATGGCCTGCTGAACGGGGATGACCTGCTGAAGCTCCACCACGTCCGGCACCTGCCCGTGGTGCGGGCGGGGAAACTGGTGGGCCTGGTGAGCCACCGCGACCTCATCCGCGCGTTGGGCCGGCACGCCGCGTCCGCGCCGCAGCCGGTGGCCATCTCCGACATCATGACGCGCGGGCTGGAGACGGTGACGCCGGAGGTGCCGGCGCGCGACGCCATCCACAAGTTGCTCGACGGCCGCTTCGGCTGCCTGCCCGTGGTGGGCCGCGACGACACGCTGGTGGGCATCATCACCGAGGCCGACTTCATGCGGCTGGCCTCGCGGCTGCTCGACGCCGCGGAGTCGGAGGGCCGCGCGGCGCCGGAGGCGGGTGTCACCGTGTCCTGAGGCGCCGGGCTTCTTCTTGCTTTCTGCGCAGGCGCCTGGAGGATGCGCGCGCCCTCATGGAAAAGCGCACCGACTGGTACGAGCACCCCGAGTATTACGAGGCCATCTTCGGCACCGACACGGTGCGCGAGGCGGACTTCCTCCAGGCGCTCAGCGAGCGCCATGGCACCGGCGGCAAGCTGTGGATGGAGCCTGCCTGCGGTGCCGGGCGACTGGTGGCCGAGGCCGCGGGTCGGGGCAAACAGGTGGTGGGCTACGACATCTCCGAAGCGATGCTCGCCCATGCGCGCAAGCGCCTCACGCCCGCGCAGCGCCGCCGCGTGCGGCTCTCGCAGTCGCGCATGGAGGACTTCGCCGAGCCGTCGTTGCAGGGACGCGTGGACCTGGCGCACTGCCTCGTCTCCACCTTCCGCTACCTGGACAGCGAGGCCGCGGCGCGCGAGCACCTCATCGGCACGCGGCGGCTGTTGAAGCCGGAGGGCATCTACGTGCTCGGCTTCCACCTCACGGACTACGCGCGCACCACTCCGGAGCACGAGCGCTGGGTGGGCCAGGTGGGGAAGGACAAGGTCGTCTGCAACACGCACGAAGGCCTGCCCGAGCGCCGCGCGCGCCGCTCCGCCATGCGCAACCGGTTGCGCGTCACCGGGCCGGGGAAGGACTGGCTCATCGAGACGACGTGGTTCTTCCGCACGTACAGCGCGGCCCAGGCCAGCAAGCTCTTCCGGGACGCAGGCCTGCGCGTGGTGGCCGCGTACGACTTCGACTACGACCTGGCCTCGCCCGTGTCCCGGGGCAGCCGCCGGCTGGACCGCGTCTTCGTCCTCAAGCCGGCCTGAGTCGCACCGGGCGCCGGGCCCTGGCGCTGGGCCTTCACTCTGGCGCCTCGGCCTTGGCCAGCACGTAGCACAGCTCGCGCAGCGCGGCCCGGCGCATGGAGTCCACGTCCGAGAAGCCGCCGTCGCGCGCGGCCCGGCCGAGGGACTCCGGCATCATCCGGCCCTGGCGCTCCTCGAAGTACCAGCGCCACAGCATGTCCTCGGTGATGCCCGCGTCCTCCGGCCGGGGCGTCGCCAGCCCCGCCGCCGTGAGCACCCGCTCCTTGTCCCGGGCCCGCTCCAGCAGGTCGGCGTACTCGCCCGTCAGCCGCAGGTGGTCCGCGAGGTGTCGCAGCACGTCCGGCTCGAAGAGCGTCTCCACCCAGCGCACGTGGGACTCGTCGCGCAAGAGCCGTCCCAGGTCATCCACCTGCTGCTCCTCCTGCCAGCGCTCGAAGGACTCGGGGGCCAGGCCCCGCTCCTGTCGCAGCGCCTCGGCCGTGGAGCGCAGCTCGTCCTCGCCGGGCTCACGTCCCAGCCGGCGGGCCTGCTCCACCGCCAGGGCGCGCGCCATGCTCGAACGCCGCGCCGCGCCCAGCGCGCCGCGCAGCCGCAACTCATCGAGGAGCGACTCGGGCGCCACGCCCTCCAGGGGCCGCGCGTCCTTGCGCAGGGGAAGCCGGCTCGCGCGCCGCCGCGCCTCCTCCCACGCATCCGTGTGCTGGAAGGGGTAGCTCACCATCTTGGGCGACAGGCCGACTTCCAGCCGCTCCCGCATCGTGCGCAGCAGGGCCAGCGCGTCCGCCTTCTTCTGGTCCACGCGGCCCGTCGGCAGCCACGCCTCGAACGCCTTCATCTGCGAGGGCAGCACGCCCTCCCGGGCGCTCCTCGCGAGCACCACCGGCCAGACCCGTTCCACGTAGAAGAGTCCCTTGGCCACCCGCTCCAGGATTCGGGTGGTGTCCTGGCTCATGACGCGGTTGACCCAGGCCGCCGACAGCGTGGCGCTGATGTTCACCATTGCCTCGGACAGCGGGCGCCAGCCGTCCTCCGCGCCCGCGTGGGCCACCGCGACGTCATCGTCGTCCTCCAGCTCGCCCTGCTGGTAGGCGTCGAAGATGGCGCCCACGCCCTCCATGCCGAAGGCGGACAGCTCCGCCGCGCGGAGCGCGCCCATGCTGGCGGCGCCGAAGACGTGGATGCCCTCCGACATCGCCCAGAGGATTTCCTTGTGCCACACCGCCGGCACGTGCTCGAAGAAGCCGTCGATGATGCCGATGGCCACCGGCCCTTCGCGCGCGGCCCGGTACACGTCGCCCTGCTGCACCGGCGGAAGGTAGGTGGCGTCCAGCTCCGCGCGCGCCTCCTCGGGCCGCAGAGTGGGGCCGGTGAAGATGAACACCTTCTTCATTCCTCGCGCTCCCGCATCGCCCGCTGCGCGCGCGCGCCGGGCACATAGCCCGGTGCCTCGTGCGTGGGCTCCAGCCCCGGCACCACCACCCGCACCACGGGCACTCCCAATTCCGGCTTCGTCAGGTCCACCGCCACCACCTGGCTCAACCCCACTGCGCCCAGCTTCCCCAGCACCCACGCCAGGTCGTCCTCCAGCGTCGCCCCGTCATACGTGGGGGCATCATTGAAGCGGCGCACGGCGGGCTCCTCGCGCAGCCGCGTCCGCAGCCGGTCCGCCGCGACTCCGTCCCGAGCCGACTCGTAGGCCTTGCGGTGCAGGTCGTCCCGCGCGCCGCTGATGCGCGTGAGCCGGCTCTGCGCCGCCTCCGTCAGCGCGCGCAGCAGGGCCACCTCGCGCGACGGGTGGCAGCCCATGCCGCTGGCCACCGCGACGGGCCGGAAGGCCTCCGCCTCGCGGTCGATGATGGAGCAGGTGAAGGCGGGGACGCCCACGTCACTCGTCGTCTCCCACGCGCCCACGGCCACGCCCGCGCGCGCGTACTTCTCCAGCGCCTCCCGGCACCCGGCGTCGTCCACCGAGTCCAGGTCCAGCCGCGTGCGCGCCTGGGCGCGGTCGCCCCGCGCGTGCCAGAGCGTGGTGGCGTCGCGCTCCACCACCTCGCACAGCCCGTGGAGCGTGGCCTCCACCACGTGGTTGCCGGAGGCCAGCCCGTTGCTGCTCATCAGGAACGCGCCGCTGCCGGTGGGCAGCGGCAGCGTGTAGTCCGTGTGCACCAGGTCGAAGGGCAGCCACAGGGTGCTGCCCTGCATGAGATTCACGCCCTCCACCCAGAGCATCCGCCAGTTCTCGTGGAACAGACTCACCGACAGCCGGGGCAGGCCGGCCACGTCCACCACGGCCTCGCGGTAGCGCACCTCGTTGTACGTGGCCAGCTTCAGCGGCAGGGAGACGTGCTCGGCGTGGTAGCCCTCCACGGACTCCATGAGGCCGGACGCCTTCGCCGCGTCCAGCGTCAGCCCCTTGCCCTGCGACACCGCCAGCGAGCGCGCGTTGGGCCGCGCCACCATGACGACGGGGATGCCAATCGTGTCCAGCCCGGTGACGTTGGCTATGCGGGTGATGCCCAGCACCGGCATGAGCCGCCGCACGCGCTCCAGCGTCTCCGTGGGAGTCACCACCCGGTGCGTGCCGTGGCGGAAGTGCTTGAGGGTTCCGGAAGGAAGGGCCGCTTCCGGGGTGTGACGGGCGGGACGAAGGGGCATCAGTACTTCCGTGACTCGAAGGGAGAGGCGTCCTGCTCTTTGGGCTCCAGCTCCTTGCTGGGCGTGTAGCTCAACAGGATGCTGTTGAGATTCAGCAGGAAGCAGGTGACGGGCTCGGCCGGTACGGCGGCGGATGCGGAGATGTTATCGCCCGCGGCGCCCGCGCGCTCGTGCTCGACATGGTGCGGGATGTTGGCCACCACCGCCTCGTTCCTGAGCAGCGGGACGAGGGCCTTCGCGAGTTTCTTCATGTCCTGGGGATGCTTGGGATCAAAGGACTTCGCCTTCATCCACGCCTCGGTGGGCAGCCAGTAGACCTTCCCGTCCGGCGCGTAGACGAGCAGGTCCGACTCGTCCACCCACAGTCGGGCCCGCGCCTCCAGGCCGCGGGGCAGGGGCGAGCCCTTCTTGGGAGTGGCCAGGAAGTCGGCGGGCTCACCGCTCGGCTTGACGCCCTTCACGGTGACGGCCTCGTCCGTCCGGCTGACGACCTTCACCTGGGCGCGCGCTTCCTTCTCTTCCGGGGACTTCTTGGGATTGACCTTGAAATCCACGAACTGCGTCACGTTCTCCGGGACATTCGGGTTGTCCTTCGGCACGCCCATCACCTTCAGCTCGGTGGTGAAGCCCTCGAGGATGTTGACCTCGTTGGGCTGGAAGAAGAGATAGACGTACTCCTTGGGGCTCTTGGCGGCCATGCGCTCCTCGGTGGCTATGGGTGAACGGGGGAAGTCGAACCGTCACAGGTAGCCGAGACGCCGAGCGGCGTCGCTCGCTACCTGGAGGTGCTCGCGAGCGGAAGCGGTGTCCGCCTCCACCGCTAGCGCCGCGGCCAGGGACGCGGAGAGCGTGTCCGGCAGCCGCTGCTGGCTCGACGCCAGCATGGCGCGTGCGTGGCCCAGCGCCTCGGGCACGCGGCCGTCCGCGAGCGCCACGGACAGCAGCGGCCAGTGCGCCAGCCATTGGAAGGGGTAGACGAGCGACAGGGGCTGCCACAGTCGCAGGGCCTCCGAGCCGGCCTCGCGCGCGGCCGCGCCGTCCGCCGCGCGCAGGGCCACCCACGCCCGGTTGGCGTGCGCCGCCCCCACGTAGTCCGCCATGCGCGCGGTGGAGGCCACCTCCAGGCTGCGCCCGGCCGCCTCTCGCGCCGCGTCCACCTGCCCGCGCAGCCGGAGGATGACGGTGAGGTACGTGAGGCAGCGCGTCTGCAGCGTCACGTCGCCCAGCCGCTCCGCCTCGCGCAGCGACAGCTCCATGCCCGCCTGGGCTTCTTCGAGCGCGCCGTGGAAGAGCAGCACCGAGGCCAGCACGCACCGGGCGCCCGCGCGCTCCAGGTCGCCGCCCGCCTCCAGCGCCGCGTCCGTGTAGGCCCGCGCGTGTGCCACCGTCTCCGCGGAGGCCTGGTAGCGCTCGCTACGCAGTTGCATCTGCACCAGGGAGTTGAAGAAGCGCGCGCGCTGGAGCGGTGAGCCGTGCTCCTGCACCACGGGCCGCACGCCGTCCACCAGTGCCTTCATCGCGTCGAGCTGCGCCAGCCAGTAGTGCACGGTGATTCGCTCGCCCTGGAGCTGCACCCACTCGTGCCACCAGGCCTCGGACTCACCCGTCACCGGGGAGGCCGCGTCCGGCGCGGGGCCGAGCTCGGCCTCCGCGCGCGCATAGACGCGCAGCGCCTCCTCGTTCTGATGGTGCGTCTGCAAAGCCTTGCCCACCTTCCGCAGGACGTTGGCGCGACGGACGCGCGCACTTTGCGGAATGCGTGCCAGGGCCTCCATGAAGGCCGTGCGCGCCTCGGCCTGCCGGCCGGTGAGGGCCAGCACCTCGCCCAGTCCCTCCCAGACGCGCTCCAGCGCCAGGCCCTCCCTACCCGCCGCGTTCCCCGGGGACGCGCTCGCG contains these protein-coding regions:
- a CDS encoding CBS domain-containing protein codes for the protein MLTVGDLMTRDVVTLQETDGLLNGDDLLKLHHVRHLPVVRAGKLVGLVSHRDLIRALGRHAASAPQPVAISDIMTRGLETVTPEVPARDAIHKLLDGRFGCLPVVGRDDTLVGIITEADFMRLASRLLDAAESEGRAAPEAGVTVS
- a CDS encoding class I SAM-dependent methyltransferase yields the protein MEKRTDWYEHPEYYEAIFGTDTVREADFLQALSERHGTGGKLWMEPACGAGRLVAEAAGRGKQVVGYDISEAMLAHARKRLTPAQRRRVRLSQSRMEDFAEPSLQGRVDLAHCLVSTFRYLDSEAAAREHLIGTRRLLKPEGIYVLGFHLTDYARTTPEHERWVGQVGKDKVVCNTHEGLPERRARRSAMRNRLRVTGPGKDWLIETTWFFRTYSAAQASKLFRDAGLRVVAAYDFDYDLASPVSRGSRRLDRVFVLKPA
- a CDS encoding YcaO-like family protein, whose product is MPLRPARHTPEAALPSGTLKHFRHGTHRVVTPTETLERVRRLMPVLGITRIANVTGLDTIGIPVVMVARPNARSLAVSQGKGLTLDAAKASGLMESVEGYHAEHVSLPLKLATYNEVRYREAVVDVAGLPRLSVSLFHENWRMLWVEGVNLMQGSTLWLPFDLVHTDYTLPLPTGSGAFLMSSNGLASGNHVVEATLHGLCEVVERDATTLWHARGDRAQARTRLDLDSVDDAGCREALEKYARAGVAVGAWETTSDVGVPAFTCSIIDREAEAFRPVAVASGMGCHPSREVALLRALTEAAQSRLTRISGARDDLHRKAYESARDGVAADRLRTRLREEPAVRRFNDAPTYDGATLEDDLAWVLGKLGAVGLSQVVAVDLTKPELGVPVVRVVVPGLEPTHEAPGYVPGARAQRAMREREE
- a CDS encoding response regulator — protein: MLHSVLLVDDDPTLRRLYTRVLENMGCAVATAPDGQEALTMAPHLRPHLIITDLTMPRMNGLELCQALREDPWLRDVPVILHSGMDLLVPPPGVVYLRKTGDLAEFGAQVIRSLSEAPPARRLTPAA
- a CDS encoding TfuA-like protein; this translates as MKKVFIFTGPTLRPEEARAELDATYLPPVQQGDVYRAAREGPVAIGIIDGFFEHVPAVWHKEILWAMSEGIHVFGAASMGALRAAELSAFGMEGVGAIFDAYQQGELEDDDDVAVAHAGAEDGWRPLSEAMVNISATLSAAWVNRVMSQDTTRILERVAKGLFYVERVWPVVLARSAREGVLPSQMKAFEAWLPTGRVDQKKADALALLRTMRERLEVGLSPKMVSYPFQHTDAWEEARRRASRLPLRKDARPLEGVAPESLLDELRLRGALGAARRSSMARALAVEQARRLGREPGEDELRSTAEALRQERGLAPESFERWQEEQQVDDLGRLLRDESHVRWVETLFEPDVLRHLADHLRLTGEYADLLERARDKERVLTAAGLATPRPEDAGITEDMLWRWYFEERQGRMMPESLGRAARDGGFSDVDSMRRAALRELCYVLAKAEAPE
- a CDS encoding ZIP family metal transporter; translated protein: MSPVLATVALYSLIIVLGALLGAVGVVWTERPTHLVRFLAFAAGVMLGAAFFHMLPEAYTGGGWWAFALVPAGFAFLLVLERYLVAHAGEDLPGDHMSGTGEPAAPGQLLGFTAFLGLSTHTLFDGIALGSAVEEGVGFMAMLAIVAHKVPSALSLASILKTEGRSRGSILLLSTLYGAMVPAGAALYFVFDAVLNFESLASKALAFSAGTFLYIAVSDLLPHVHRHGKDQPGRNVVALFAGLALMFVLARLMGHPAGH